In the genome of Coffea eugenioides isolate CCC68of unplaced genomic scaffold, Ceug_1.0 ScVebR1_2177;HRSCAF=3165, whole genome shotgun sequence, the window CAAGGACACATTGCTATTGTGGTTGCAACGTCAGGTGTTGCAGTCTCTATTCTTCCAGGAGGAAGAACAGCCCACTCTAGGTTTAAAATACCATTAGATTTTTCTAGAAATAAAACTTGCCAGCTTAGTAAACAGGGCAGTATTACAAGATTACTTCTTCAATCAAGGTTAATCTTGTGGGACGAGGCTTCAATGGCCAAACTAGAAACTCTTGAAGCCTTTGATGATTTGCTTAGAGATATAATGGACTGTGACCTTCCATTTGGAGGAAAAGTAGTTGTATTTTGTGATGATTTTTGTCAAACTTTGCCAGTTATCAAATAGGCTACAAAGCAAGTTCTTATAGAATCTAGTCTTCCTAACTTTCCTTTGTGGTCTAAGTTACAAAAGCTTTAGTTGACACAGAATATACGAGCCATCTTAGATCCAGTATTCTCAGAATTCTTATTGAGAATAGGAGAAGGAAGAGAAGCTGTTGATAGACATGGTGAAATAACTTTATCTTCTGAGATGGTCATCCCTTATACTAAAAAAGAAGAATCTTTGAACAGGTTAAGGAATTTTTCCTTCCAAGTACTATTTTTATCAGGTCTTTGTTGTATAGTTGAACATTTATATATTCTCACTTAAATTTCTTACGAACAGGTTGctcaaatcaattttttcagATTTAATGACCTATTCAAAAGATCCTTATAGTATGATCAATAGATGTGTCTTTGTTCCAAAAAATAGTTCAGTTGATGAAATAAATGACGTGATGATCAAAAGATTTTCTGGAAATCTTCATGTCTATGTCAGTTCTGATAGAACTGTTGATCCACGCCATCA includes:
- the LOC113756337 gene encoding ATP-dependent DNA helicase PIF2-like, encoding MGKSFADYHLAADTSAVVHYDQLTKEIECEKSIEVLVEDLLMSFKLNVEQRHAYDLILQPVFSPLGQSFFINGPGETGKTFLYRSLLATLRSQGHIAIVVATSGVAVSILPGGRTAHSRFKIPLDFSRNKTCQLSKQGSITRLLLQSRLILWDEASMAKLETLEAFDDLLRDIMDCDLPFGGKNIRAILDPVFSEFLLRIGEGREAVDRHGEITLSSEMVIPYTKKEESLNRLLKSIFSDLMTYSKDPYSMINRCVFVPKNSSVDEINDVMIKRFSGNLHVYVSSDRTVDPRHQGDYEDFLNSQNPK